A window of the Parus major isolate Abel unplaced genomic scaffold, Parus_major1.1 Scaffold462, whole genome shotgun sequence genome harbors these coding sequences:
- the LOC107199146 gene encoding natterin-4-like — protein PTQSLHSEPCPSAGDSWLCWLPFRGHVPADAVSSRTQRSGRQQFVCSTRRRGCNLGSFDPERGPFCSFPWSEQEERSSEFQLLINPGGFEALDWVDTSFGSTPEGAVEGCPLTDIFVGRSPDGLGKVSKEQQALFVAVEGEEIWYKWYQILVVRQGPADVSIADVSYNGSAALESAEAVALAEVLARNDGCGVAPKSVTLEEATEVEHGWSAELPALVASRGVLRAAPLVFMESGGWEVGNVTSVPWAGGASATEFVWRVHRLRQEIPARSECAVVLRGIRRQIRVPFSAWLTREFRSGRQHRVVIAGWAQSRAVTGVHASLERCRQLTELPPCPN, from the coding sequence TTCCCACCCAGTCCCTCCACTCCGAGCCGTGCCCCAGCGCCGGtgactcctggctctgctggctccctTTCCGCGGCCACGTCCCGGCCGACGCCGTGTCCAGCCGGACGCAGCGCTCCGGCCGCCAGCAGTTCGTCTGCTCCACTCGCCGCCGGGGCTGCAACCTGGGCTCCTTCGACCCCGAGCGCGGCcccttctgctccttcccctggagcgagcaggaggagaggagctccGAATTCCAGCTCCTCATCAACCCCGGCGGCTTCGAGGCGCTGGACTGGGTGGACACCTCCTTCGGCAGCACCCCCGAGGGGGCCGTGGAGGGATGTCCCCTCACCGACATCTTCGTCGGCCGCAGCCCGGACGGGCTGGGAAAAGTGTCCAAGGAGCAGCAGGCGCTGTTCGTGGCCGTGGAGGGCGAGGAGATCTGGTACAAATGGTACCAGATCCTGGTGGTCCGGCAAGGCCCGGCCGACGTCTCCATCGCCGACGTGTCCTACAACGGCAGCGCGGCGCTGGAGAGCGCCGAGGCCGTGGCGCTGGCCGAGGTGCTGGCGAGGAACGACGGCTGCGGGGTGGCCCCAAAATCCGTCACCTTGGAGGAGGCCACGGAGGTGGAACACGGCTGGAGCGCCGAGCTGCCGGCGCTGGTGGCTTCGCGCGGGGTGCTGCGGGCGGCTCCGCTGGTTTTCATGGAATCGGGAGGTTGGGAGGTGGGGAACGTCACCTCGGTGCCGTGGGCGGGCGGCGCCAGCGCCACCGAGTTCGTGTGGCGCGTCCACCGGCTCCGCCAGGAGATCCCGGCGCGCTCCGAGTGCGCCGTGGTTCTCCGCGGGATCCGGCGCCAGATCCGCGTCCCCTTCTCGGCCTGGCTGACCAGGGAATTCCGCTCCGGCCGCCAGCACCGCGTGGTCATCGCGGGGTGGGCGCAGAGCCGGGCAGTCACCGGCGTCCACGCCAGCCTGGAGCGCTGCCGCCAGCTCACCGAGCTTCCGCCGTGCCCGAATTAA